In Ptychodera flava strain L36383 chromosome 17, AS_Pfla_20210202, whole genome shotgun sequence, one genomic interval encodes:
- the LOC139115575 gene encoding LOW QUALITY PROTEIN: myotubularin-related protein 9-like (The sequence of the model RefSeq protein was modified relative to this genomic sequence to represent the inferred CDS: inserted 1 base in 1 codon), with protein MDHQHQRHRVEFHRMEFVELIKTPKVDGVSLHLPFQPPVEGTLCLTGHHLILSSRKTNSEELWLLHSNIDSVEKKFVGSTGYLTLKCKDFKTVFLDIPGMEECLNIASSIEVLSSLESVSLTYPFFFRPMFDVMEDGWQAFLPENEFARLLGEEWRLSHVNKNFDVCYSYPQSVIVPKSIDDATLVKSASFRHGGRFPVLSYHHSPNGMVIMRCGQPLTGPNSKRCKDDERLVNAVLGIGKRGYIIDTRSPSSAQTAKAKGGGVEPEAHYPQWRRIHKSIERFYVLQESMNKLIEACTDTNSSMDKWISRLESCNWLSHVKDVLTTACLAAQCIDREGASVLVHGSEGIDSTLQVTSLAQIILDPDCRTVRGFEALIEREWLQGGHPFADRCAKSAFSLSKPRYEGPVFLLFLDCVWQIYQQFPCSFEFNEHFLKDLFQHAYASQFGTFLCNNEADRKKVKLSTKTVSLWSYVNRPEVLQTFXNPLYEKNDNVIWPSVAPQSLVLWTGLYVQHEVDQTACEDAWKEIVRIKQQDKELKLKTVRLRKQLLELQKEAVEKNLIVQ; from the exons ATGGATCACCAACATCAAC GGCATCGGGTGGAATTTCACAGAATGGAATTTGTGGAATTGATCAAGACTCCCAAGGTTGATGGAGTTAGCCTACACCTGCCCTTCCAGCCTCCCGTTGAAGGCACTCTGTGTTTGACCGGCCATCACCTGATCCTGTCATCGCGGAAAACCAACAGTGAAGAACTCTGGCTGCTGCACAGTAATATAGACAGTGTAGAGAAGAAGTTTGTGGGATCCACGGGGTACTTAACTTTGAAGTGCAAAGATTTTAAAACAGTGTTTTTAGATATCCCAGGAATGGAGGAATGCCTGAACATTGCCAGTTCCATTGAGGTCCTCTCATCGCTAG AATCTGTTTCCCTGACCTACCCGTTCTTCTTCCGACCGATGTTTGATGTGATGGAGGACGGATGGCAGGCATTCCTACCGGAGAATGAATTTGCAAGACTTCTAGGAGAAGAGTGGAGACTCAGCCACGTCAACAAAAACTTCGAT GTTTGCTACTCATATCCCCAGTCTGTTATAGTTCCCAAATCAATAGATGATGCCACCCTAGTGAAGTCTGCGTCATTCCGTCATGGCGGTCGCTTTCCAGTTCTTAGCTATCATCACTCTCCCAACGGG ATGGTAATCATGCGATGTGGCCAGCCCCTGACGGGACCTAACAGTAAACGTTGCAAGGATGATGAGCGATTAGTCAACGCTGTGTTGGGAATTGGTAAGCGAGGATACATCATAGATACCAGATCACCCTCTTCAGCTCAGACTGCAAAAGCTAAAG GTGGTGGTGTGGAACCAGAGGCTCATTATCCACAATGGAGGAGAATTCACAAATCAATCGAAAGATTTTACGTACTTCAAGAAAGCATGAACAAACTTATTGAAG CCTGTACAGATACCAACAGCAGTATGGATAAATGGATATCAAGATTAGAATCATGTAACTGGTTGAGTCACGTCAAAGATGTCTTGACAACGGCCTGTCTGGCAGCGCAGTGCATAGATAGGGAAG GTGCATCTGTGTTAGTTCATGGTTCTGAAGGTATTGACAGCACCCTACAAGTCACATCACTGGCCCAGATCATTCTAGATCCAGATTGTAGAACAGTCAGAGG ATTTGAAGCCTTgattgaaagagagtggttacAGGGAGGTCATCCATTTGCCGATAGATGTGCAAAGTCTGCGTTTTCATTGAGTAAACCTCGATATGAAGGACCAGTGTTCCTGTTATTCCTAGACTGTGTATGGCAG ATATATCAGCAATTTCCATGTTCTTTTGAATTCAATGAGCATTTCCTCAAAGACCTGTttcaacatgcatatgcatCTCAGTTTG GTACTTTCTTGTGCAATAATGAAGCTGACAGAAAGAAAGTGAAGCTATCTACAAAGACAGTCTCTCTCTG GTCATATGTGAATCGACCGGAGGTCCTACAGACGT TGAATCCGCTCTATGAGAAAAACGACAATGTGATTTGGCCATCAGTAGCCCCGCAGAGCCTG GTGCTGTGGACAGGCCTGTATGTACAGCATGAAGTTGATCAGACAGCGTGTGAAGATGCATGGAAGGAGATTGTCAGAATAAAACAACAAGACAAGGAACTCAAACTGAAAAC